The following are from one region of the Noviherbaspirillum sedimenti genome:
- a CDS encoding aspartate kinase, whose protein sequence is MALIVHKYGGTSMGSTERIRNVARRVAKWHDAGNQIVVVPSAMSGETNRLIGLAREIMPQPDPRELDMLASTGEQVSVALLSMALQSLGKQAVSYAGWQVPIKTNSAFTKARIQSIDDAKIRKDLDAGKIVIVTGFQGVDEGGNITTLGRGGSDTSAVAVAAALKAQECLIFTDVDGVYTTDPRVVTEARRLNTVTFEEMLEMASLGSKVLQIRSVEFAGNYRMPTRVLSSLTDPMISLEEEARSGTLISFEEDTKMEQATITGIAFSRDEAKITVQGVPDKPGIAYQILGPVADANIEVDMIIQNQAVDGRTDFSFTVPRGEYAKTIDVLEKSVKGHINPTSITGDTKVSKVSVVGVGMRSHVGIASQMFRTLAEEGINIQLISTSEIKISVLIDEKYMELAVRALHKAFDLEKAV, encoded by the coding sequence ATGGCATTAATTGTTCACAAATACGGCGGTACTTCGATGGGCTCGACCGAGCGCATCCGCAATGTCGCCAGGCGCGTGGCCAAATGGCACGACGCCGGCAACCAGATCGTGGTCGTGCCTTCGGCGATGTCGGGCGAGACCAACCGCCTGATCGGCCTGGCCAGGGAAATCATGCCGCAGCCCGACCCGCGCGAGCTCGACATGCTGGCCTCGACCGGCGAGCAAGTCTCGGTGGCGCTGCTGTCGATGGCCTTGCAGTCGCTCGGCAAGCAGGCCGTGTCCTACGCCGGCTGGCAAGTGCCGATCAAGACCAATTCCGCCTTCACCAAGGCGCGCATCCAGTCGATCGACGATGCCAAAATCCGCAAAGACCTCGACGCTGGCAAGATCGTCATCGTCACCGGTTTCCAGGGTGTGGACGAAGGCGGCAATATCACGACGCTGGGTCGCGGCGGTTCCGATACCTCGGCGGTGGCGGTGGCGGCGGCGCTGAAGGCGCAGGAATGCCTGATCTTTACCGACGTCGATGGCGTCTACACGACCGACCCGCGCGTGGTGACCGAAGCGCGCCGCCTGAACACGGTCACCTTCGAAGAAATGCTGGAAATGGCTTCGCTCGGCTCCAAGGTCTTGCAGATCCGTTCGGTGGAATTTGCCGGCAACTATCGCATGCCGACGCGCGTGCTGTCGTCGCTGACTGATCCGATGATTTCGCTGGAAGAAGAAGCCAGATCCGGCACCCTGATTTCGTTTGAGGAAGATACAAAAATGGAACAAGCAACAATTACCGGCATCGCCTTCAGCCGCGACGAAGCCAAGATCACTGTGCAGGGCGTGCCGGACAAGCCGGGCATCGCTTACCAGATTCTCGGCCCGGTCGCGGACGCCAATATCGAAGTCGACATGATCATCCAGAACCAGGCGGTGGATGGCAGGACCGATTTTTCCTTCACCGTGCCGCGCGGCGAGTACGCCAAAACCATCGACGTGCTGGAAAAGAGCGTCAAGGGCCACATCAACCCGACCAGCATCACCGGCGACACCAAGGTATCGAAAGTCTCCGTGGTGGGCGTGGGCATGCGCAGCCACGTCGGTATCGCTTCGCAAATGTTCCGTACGCTGGCCGAAGAGGGCATCAACATCCAGCTGATCTCGACTTCCGAAATCAAGATTTCGGTGCTGATCGATGAAAAGTATATGGAACTGGCAGTGCGTGCCTTGCACAAGGCATTCGACCTGGAAAAAGCAGTCTGA
- a CDS encoding DoxX family protein, whose product MTPSTQSAAFNSPQTSRLAQLVLWLEHVPYSLLAIPLRFAIATVFWNSAMAKLANLNTAVELFREEYKLPLLPPELMAYISIAIESSAPVLLVLGLATRPVAFVLLAMTAVIQIFVYPQAWPTHIQWAAMLLVLLCRGPGNWSIDALIWKRLGGPR is encoded by the coding sequence ATGACGCCCTCGACTCAATCCGCCGCCTTCAACTCGCCGCAAACCTCCCGTCTGGCGCAACTCGTTCTGTGGCTTGAACATGTGCCCTACTCGCTGCTCGCGATTCCATTGCGCTTCGCCATCGCTACCGTTTTCTGGAACTCGGCAATGGCCAAGCTCGCGAACCTGAATACGGCAGTCGAACTCTTTCGCGAAGAGTACAAGCTGCCGCTCCTGCCGCCGGAGCTGATGGCTTACATTTCGATTGCAATCGAATCGAGCGCGCCGGTCCTGCTCGTCCTCGGATTGGCGACGCGTCCAGTGGCATTTGTGCTGCTCGCGATGACGGCGGTCATCCAGATCTTCGTCTACCCGCAAGCATGGCCAACGCACATCCAGTGGGCTGCGATGCTCCTTGTGCTGCTGTGCCGAGGGCCGGGGAACTGGTCTATCGACGCTTTGATCTGGAAACGGTTGGGTGGTCCGCGTTAA
- a CDS encoding DNA-binding domain-containing protein, translated as MTNLPAPTLSELQSAVCRSLLRRTEAAAGELVVADGLDGSQRLDIYRNTMTMALVRALRLSYPAIHCLVGADFFEGAARMFIDRSPPRSAWLDEYGADFPEFLARFPQAASIGYLADVARLERLINGVLHAPDAKPLQPARLAQLNEAELGRLRLAAHPAIRLCRSEYPVDSIWRAVLERDESAMAAIDLADGPVWLLICRSENSVDVDRLSEGQWRLTSSIFSGMPLQQALDETPCNDAYDLLAAHLARGCFADAGL; from the coding sequence ATGACGAACCTGCCTGCCCCCACGCTGTCTGAACTGCAGAGCGCCGTCTGCCGGAGCCTGCTGCGCCGCACGGAAGCCGCCGCGGGCGAGCTTGTCGTCGCAGATGGACTGGATGGAAGCCAGCGGCTTGACATTTACCGAAACACCATGACGATGGCGCTGGTCAGGGCGCTGCGCCTTTCCTATCCTGCCATTCATTGCCTGGTCGGCGCCGACTTCTTCGAAGGAGCCGCCCGCATGTTCATCGATCGGTCTCCGCCGCGCAGCGCGTGGCTGGACGAATACGGAGCGGACTTCCCGGAATTTCTGGCGCGGTTCCCGCAAGCGGCATCGATCGGCTACCTTGCCGACGTCGCCCGCCTCGAGCGGCTGATCAACGGCGTGCTGCATGCGCCGGATGCGAAGCCGTTGCAGCCGGCGCGTCTTGCGCAATTAAATGAAGCGGAGCTCGGACGCCTGCGTTTGGCGGCACATCCGGCAATACGGCTGTGCCGCTCCGAGTATCCCGTGGATTCGATCTGGCGCGCGGTGCTGGAACGCGATGAAAGCGCCATGGCGGCAATCGATCTCGCGGACGGCCCGGTCTGGCTGCTCATTTGCCGATCTGAAAACAGCGTCGATGTGGACCGTTTGAGCGAAGGGCAATGGCGCCTTACGTCCTCGATATTTTCCGGGATGCCCTTGCAGCAGGCGCTCGATGAAACGCCGTGCAATGACGCCTACGACCTGCTCGCCGCGCACCTGGCACGCGGCTGCTTTGCCGATGCAGGCCTCTGA
- a CDS encoding DUF692 domain-containing protein, with protein MDVSAAPLPCASGPILAKAGIGLRFAHHRFVMEVRPDVAWFEVHTENYIGGGFAPRHLDAIRRDYPLSLHGTGLSLGSADGLDSTHLARVRDVVERIEPALVSEHMSWSISGGTYLADLLPLPMTEEALAIVCRHVEQVQTCLKRRILIENPSTYLRFRHSTIPEWEFLSAVARRTGCGILCDVNNIYVSASNHGWDAVAYLAALPPASVGEIHLSGHSVRQLEQGRTLRIDDHGSRVATKVWALYGKALERFGPVPTLIEWDTDVPPFEILMEEAALAEAALERYRNDEPACPHAV; from the coding sequence ATGGATGTGTCTGCAGCGCCTTTGCCATGCGCATCCGGTCCGATCCTCGCGAAAGCGGGAATCGGACTGCGCTTTGCGCACCACCGCTTCGTCATGGAAGTGCGGCCGGATGTCGCCTGGTTTGAAGTGCATACCGAAAACTACATCGGTGGAGGATTCGCGCCGCGCCACCTCGACGCGATTCGCCGCGATTATCCGCTCTCTCTGCATGGCACCGGATTGTCCCTCGGCAGCGCCGACGGGCTGGATTCGACGCATCTGGCACGGGTGCGGGATGTGGTTGAGCGCATCGAACCGGCTCTTGTTTCCGAGCACATGAGCTGGAGCATCAGCGGCGGGACGTATCTCGCCGATCTCCTGCCGCTGCCGATGACGGAAGAAGCACTGGCCATCGTTTGCCGGCATGTTGAGCAAGTGCAGACTTGCCTGAAGCGGCGCATCCTGATCGAAAACCCGTCGACCTATCTGCGTTTCCGGCACTCGACGATTCCGGAGTGGGAATTCCTCTCAGCCGTCGCGCGCCGCACCGGCTGCGGCATTTTATGCGACGTCAACAATATCTACGTCAGCGCCAGCAATCACGGCTGGGACGCCGTCGCCTATCTGGCCGCATTGCCGCCGGCGTCTGTCGGCGAGATTCATCTTTCCGGCCATAGCGTGAGACAGCTGGAGCAGGGACGAACGCTTCGCATCGACGATCATGGCTCGCGCGTCGCAACGAAAGTCTGGGCTCTCTACGGCAAGGCGCTCGAACGCTTCGGACCAGTGCCCACGCTCATTGAATGGGATACCGACGTGCCGCCGTTTGAAATATTGATGGAAGAAGCGGCTTTGGCCGAGGCCGCTCTCGAAAGATACCGCAATGACGAACCTGCCTGCCCCCACGCTGTCTGA
- a CDS encoding DUF2282 domain-containing protein, which translates to MSKHVLAVSTLSTAVGLALALQALPGQAQEKKDMSSAPQVVKDNMARMQKSKLEKCYGINAVAKNDCAEGVHSCSGQATQARDSKSFVLLPAGDCSKIQGGKLKAS; encoded by the coding sequence ATGAGCAAGCATGTATTGGCAGTTTCCACGCTTTCGACCGCAGTCGGACTTGCCCTCGCGCTCCAGGCATTGCCGGGACAGGCGCAAGAGAAAAAGGACATGAGCAGTGCGCCACAAGTGGTTAAGGACAACATGGCGAGAATGCAAAAGAGCAAGCTGGAGAAATGTTACGGAATCAATGCCGTCGCGAAGAACGATTGCGCGGAAGGGGTGCACTCCTGCTCCGGACAGGCAACCCAGGCACGGGATTCGAAATCCTTTGTATTGCTGCCAGCCGGCGATTGCAGCAAGATTCAAGGCGGCAAGCTGAAAGCCAGCTGA
- a CDS encoding sigma-70 family RNA polymerase sigma factor, giving the protein MSTDTHQHGTALSLMKETQDRRAAAQQSATSFVRPDGTLDWSVYMVHAQAGDRQAYRRLLEEITPYLRGLAARHIRNGSDIEDTVQDILLTVHSVRNTYDPARPFGPWLVAIANRRIIDELRRRGRVDAHETPLDPEHENFSSSEANLQEQAVEARILRDALDFLPAGQRDALRMLKLEEMSLKEAAAASGMSITALKVAAHRALKNLRKRMERRGASK; this is encoded by the coding sequence ATGTCCACCGACACGCATCAACATGGCACTGCCCTGAGCCTGATGAAGGAGACCCAAGATCGGCGCGCCGCGGCGCAGCAGTCCGCGACATCTTTTGTCCGGCCGGACGGCACGCTGGACTGGTCGGTTTATATGGTCCATGCACAAGCAGGCGATCGCCAGGCCTACCGGCGTTTGCTTGAAGAAATCACGCCTTATCTGCGTGGACTCGCAGCCCGCCACATCCGAAACGGCAGTGATATCGAGGATACGGTCCAGGATATCCTCCTCACCGTGCACTCGGTACGCAATACATACGACCCGGCGCGGCCGTTCGGTCCGTGGCTGGTCGCCATCGCGAACCGGCGCATCATCGACGAGTTGCGCCGGCGGGGACGCGTAGACGCGCATGAAACGCCGCTCGATCCGGAACATGAGAATTTTTCTTCCTCTGAAGCGAATCTCCAGGAACAGGCGGTTGAAGCACGGATACTGCGCGACGCCCTTGATTTCCTGCCGGCGGGACAACGGGACGCGCTTCGGATGTTAAAGCTTGAGGAGATGTCGTTGAAGGAAGCTGCAGCCGCGAGCGGGATGTCGATTACCGCATTGAAAGTCGCTGCCCATCGCGCCCTGAAAAACCTGCGCAAACGGATGGAGAGGCGAGGTGCGAGCAAATGA
- a CDS encoding NrsF family protein: MTSTPDLIDLLVADAKPVRRLLPPLMRASCWLLFAVLMLVLVGVEHGVRPDLGVKLQQPVFVTGVAAAAITGVLAAMASFIASIPGRSRNWLLLPAPSLVLWISTIGYGCLTNWVAVGPDGVSLGETARCFATLALIGAPLSLLMLIMLRYAARLSPRPVAMSASLAVAAITATALSLLHPIDATVMVLMWNIGLAVLLMTVGGLYGRRLFEWVASQ; the protein is encoded by the coding sequence ATGACGTCAACCCCCGACCTTATTGACTTGCTGGTTGCCGATGCAAAGCCGGTGCGGCGCTTGCTGCCGCCCCTGATGCGAGCCTCGTGCTGGCTGCTGTTTGCAGTGTTGATGCTGGTGCTGGTCGGCGTCGAACATGGCGTTCGCCCGGACCTCGGCGTCAAGCTGCAGCAACCTGTCTTTGTCACCGGGGTTGCAGCCGCTGCCATCACGGGTGTGCTCGCCGCAATGGCATCGTTCATTGCAAGTATTCCCGGCCGGTCGCGGAATTGGTTGCTGCTGCCGGCGCCGTCGCTCGTCTTGTGGATATCCACTATCGGTTACGGCTGTCTCACCAATTGGGTTGCTGTCGGCCCGGACGGCGTGTCTCTCGGCGAGACCGCGCGCTGTTTTGCGACGCTGGCGTTGATTGGCGCACCACTGTCGCTCTTGATGCTGATCATGCTTCGATATGCCGCGCGCCTGTCGCCCAGGCCAGTTGCAATGAGCGCTAGTCTCGCAGTCGCTGCGATAACTGCGACCGCTCTTTCGCTGCTGCATCCGATAGATGCGACGGTAATGGTCCTGATGTGGAATATTGGCCTGGCAGTGCTGCTGATGACCGTCGGTGGCCTGTATGGCCGCAGGCTGTTCGAGTGGGTCGCATCGCAATGA
- the ltrA gene encoding group II intron reverse transcriptase/maturase yields the protein MQREESPAMETGLERIAVKARCEPALRFTSLAHYITQDRVWTNLWKIPSRSAAGVDGQKVPEAKESFEEWIGPMLQSVHRRGYQAPDIRRVYIPKPGKQEMRPLGVPTVADRALQRSAAQVLSAIYEQDFMPCSFGGRPERNAHQALATLNEVVAGRKVSWVLEADLKNFFGSLNHDWLLRFVEHRVGDPRMISLIRRWLKAGVLEDGKVHQSEEGTPQGGSISVLLSNVYLHYVLDLWFERVVKRHLQGKAYLVRYIDDFVMCFQYESDARRVQDALRKRLEKFGLTLESSKTKLVAFGRFAQRDAGNHGRKRPETIYFLGFTLYCTQNLKGRFKVGMQTEKSRLRRSLANLQDLMRQVRHLSIREQAEKLNRVLRGHYAYYGIAGNFRALLQVHRGVERYWRKMLSSRSRSGGVTWEAFHQIKTRFPLMRPKLHLPYRALQAIAVL from the coding sequence ATGCAAAGAGAAGAATCACCCGCCATGGAAACGGGACTCGAACGAATAGCAGTGAAAGCTCGGTGCGAACCGGCACTTCGGTTTACTTCGCTGGCACACTACATTACGCAGGACCGGGTGTGGACGAATCTGTGGAAGATTCCAAGTCGCTCGGCGGCTGGTGTGGATGGCCAGAAGGTGCCAGAGGCGAAGGAGAGCTTTGAGGAATGGATTGGGCCGATGCTTCAATCCGTCCACCGCCGAGGGTATCAAGCGCCAGACATCCGGCGCGTGTATATCCCGAAGCCCGGCAAACAGGAGATGCGCCCGCTGGGCGTACCGACTGTGGCTGATCGGGCCTTGCAGCGCAGTGCCGCCCAAGTCCTATCCGCCATTTACGAACAGGACTTTATGCCATGTTCGTTTGGTGGTAGACCTGAGCGCAATGCCCACCAAGCACTGGCGACACTCAATGAGGTAGTCGCTGGTCGCAAAGTCAGTTGGGTGCTGGAAGCGGACTTGAAGAACTTCTTCGGGAGCCTGAACCACGATTGGCTGCTTCGATTTGTGGAGCACCGGGTAGGAGACCCACGCATGATCAGTTTGATCCGGCGGTGGCTCAAGGCAGGCGTACTGGAAGACGGCAAGGTGCATCAAAGTGAGGAGGGAACGCCGCAAGGCGGTTCGATCAGCGTGCTATTGAGTAACGTGTATTTGCATTACGTGCTGGACCTGTGGTTTGAACGCGTGGTCAAACGGCACCTGCAAGGCAAGGCTTACTTGGTGCGCTACATCGACGACTTTGTGATGTGTTTCCAATACGAGTCAGATGCACGACGGGTTCAGGACGCTCTGCGCAAACGGTTGGAGAAGTTTGGTTTGACCCTTGAATCAAGCAAGACCAAGCTCGTTGCATTTGGTCGATTTGCGCAACGGGATGCGGGCAATCATGGGCGGAAGAGGCCGGAGACGATCTACTTCCTGGGCTTTACCCTGTATTGCACGCAAAACCTGAAGGGCAGATTTAAGGTAGGGATGCAAACAGAGAAATCGCGATTGCGACGTAGTCTGGCAAACCTGCAAGACTTGATGCGGCAGGTAAGGCACTTGTCGATTCGGGAGCAGGCTGAAAAGCTCAACCGGGTATTGCGCGGCCACTATGCGTACTACGGCATTGCCGGAAATTTCCGGGCACTGCTGCAAGTGCACAGGGGTGTCGAGCGTTACTGGCGCAAAATGCTGAGTAGCCGTAGCCGCTCAGGCGGTGTTACGTGGGAAGCGTTTCATCAAATTAAGACGCGGTTTCCGTTGATGCGACCAAAGCTGCATTTGCCCTACCGGGCCTTGCAAGCTATCGCTGTACTGTAA
- a CDS encoding NnrU family protein, protein MATLILGLVTFLGMHSVRIFADDWRTAQRARYGEKAWKLGYTLISLVGFGLIIWGFGMARNDPLVLWSPPVAMRHIASLLTLISFVLLAATYVPRNGIKARLHHPMVLGVTVWAFAHLLANGTLADVILFGSFLVWAKLSYLAARKRDRMAGTRYPAGTMGGTIAAVAAGGVAWMLFAFWLHGLLIGVNPL, encoded by the coding sequence ATGGCGACATTGATTCTTGGGCTGGTGACTTTTTTGGGCATGCATTCCGTCCGTATATTCGCCGATGACTGGCGCACCGCCCAGCGTGCGAGGTATGGCGAGAAAGCGTGGAAATTGGGATACACCCTGATTTCGCTGGTCGGCTTCGGGCTGATCATTTGGGGATTCGGCATGGCCCGGAACGACCCCCTCGTGCTGTGGAGTCCCCCGGTGGCCATGCGGCATATCGCGTCCCTCCTCACGTTAATCTCTTTCGTCCTGCTGGCAGCGACTTACGTTCCCCGCAACGGCATCAAGGCCCGCTTGCATCATCCGATGGTGCTGGGCGTCACGGTTTGGGCCTTCGCCCATTTGCTGGCGAATGGAACCCTTGCTGATGTGATCCTCTTCGGCAGTTTTCTGGTGTGGGCAAAATTGTCTTACCTGGCCGCACGCAAAAGGGACCGCATGGCAGGCACCCGATATCCTGCAGGAACAATGGGCGGAACGATCGCTGCAGTGGCGGCCGGTGGTGTCGCCTGGATGCTGTTTGCATTCTGGCTGCATGGGTTGCTGATTGGCGTTAATCCACTATGA
- a CDS encoding DUF1653 domain-containing protein, giving the protein MANTNHQAKRYRHYKGGIYELVCEATQEADLTPVIVYRAHDGSVWVRPRDVFFQMIEVDGKQMPRFAPIDD; this is encoded by the coding sequence ATGGCAAACACAAACCATCAAGCAAAACGCTACCGGCACTACAAGGGCGGCATTTATGAATTGGTTTGCGAGGCGACCCAGGAAGCCGATCTGACACCGGTGATCGTGTATCGGGCGCACGACGGCTCGGTATGGGTGCGTCCGCGAGACGTGTTTTTTCAGATGATCGAAGTCGATGGCAAGCAGATGCCGCGCTTTGCGCCCATTGACGACTGA
- a CDS encoding type VI secretion system Vgr family protein: MNGGLSGAMAALRALLAGHTQDTRLLRLTTSPGADALLVERIAGREGLSQGFRFDITTLSTDAALDGKRLLGQPALLEILTQHSRSELRPIHGHITAFEPLSSEAGLTRYRLNIEPWTAFLRHRFDSFVWQDKSTLDIVAEIFADYQGQGRLAPEWRLALSDASRYAPREVCTQFEESDWAFVERLLAEEGLFYWFEHVGDAGSAALGNHRLVIADSNAAFGPNVQPPIRFHRAAAVEQSDTITGWQTARRVVTNTVRVASWNERQVSVIGHQQGGSHAGGDVPELLASDHAGLRHFDSGDAAERSARLHLEALEARNHTCHGEGTVRTLAPGSTFVLTEHPVHDRERLQEGDAEVCFAVIAVQHFGRNNLGSDANTLIDSVFGNSAQASSLGGLNGQASRGAEDAEPLYRNRFTALRADIPWRPLTVDARGALLHPKPTVTGIHTAIVVGTPGQDLTTERNHRIKVQLHWQRGAQSHSRRSHPQGDNNTPAQESAYVWVRVMEPAAGPNWGSSFTPRIGQEVIFEDEVSL; the protein is encoded by the coding sequence ATGAATGGAGGCCTCTCCGGCGCCATGGCCGCGCTGCGCGCGCTGCTGGCCGGCCATACGCAAGACACCCGCCTGTTGCGCCTGACGACCTCGCCCGGGGCCGATGCGCTGCTGGTGGAGCGCATCGCCGGCCGGGAAGGCTTGAGCCAGGGATTTCGTTTCGACATTACGACGCTGTCCACGGATGCTGCGCTGGATGGCAAGCGCCTGCTGGGGCAACCGGCCTTGCTGGAAATTCTCACGCAGCATAGCCGTAGCGAGCTGCGCCCCATCCACGGTCACATCACTGCTTTTGAACCGCTGTCGTCCGAAGCAGGATTGACGCGTTACCGGCTGAATATCGAACCCTGGACCGCCTTCCTGCGCCACCGCTTCGATTCCTTCGTCTGGCAGGACAAGAGCACGCTCGACATCGTCGCGGAAATCTTTGCCGACTACCAGGGCCAGGGCAGGCTGGCGCCGGAATGGCGCCTGGCCTTGAGCGATGCATCGCGCTACGCGCCGCGCGAAGTCTGCACCCAGTTCGAGGAAAGCGACTGGGCCTTCGTCGAACGCCTGCTGGCCGAGGAAGGCCTGTTCTACTGGTTCGAACATGTGGGCGACGCGGGCAGCGCGGCGCTGGGCAATCACCGGCTGGTGATCGCCGACAGCAATGCCGCCTTCGGGCCCAACGTGCAGCCGCCCATCCGCTTCCACCGCGCCGCCGCGGTCGAGCAATCCGACACCATCACCGGCTGGCAGACGGCGCGGCGCGTCGTCACCAATACGGTGCGCGTGGCAAGCTGGAACGAGCGGCAGGTGAGCGTCATCGGCCATCAGCAGGGAGGCAGCCATGCCGGTGGCGACGTGCCCGAACTGCTGGCCAGCGACCATGCCGGCCTGCGGCATTTCGATAGCGGCGACGCCGCCGAGCGCAGCGCGCGCCTGCATCTTGAGGCGCTGGAGGCGCGCAACCATACCTGCCACGGCGAAGGCACGGTGAGAACGCTGGCGCCCGGCAGCACCTTCGTGCTGACGGAACATCCGGTGCATGATCGCGAGCGCCTGCAAGAGGGGGATGCCGAGGTTTGCTTTGCCGTCATCGCCGTGCAGCACTTCGGCCGCAATAACCTGGGGTCGGATGCGAATACGCTGATCGACAGCGTATTCGGCAACAGCGCGCAAGCGTCCTCGCTGGGAGGGCTGAATGGGCAAGCCAGCCGGGGCGCCGAGGATGCCGAACCGCTCTATCGCAACCGTTTTACAGCGCTGCGCGCCGATATTCCCTGGCGCCCGCTAACGGTCGATGCGCGCGGCGCCTTGCTGCATCCGAAACCGACGGTCACCGGCATTCATACCGCCATCGTCGTCGGCACCCCGGGGCAGGACCTGACCACCGAGCGCAACCACCGCATCAAGGTGCAGCTGCACTGGCAGCGCGGTGCGCAATCGCACAGCCGCAGAAGCCATCCGCAGGGCGACAACAATACGCCGGCGCAGGAATCAGCCTATGTCTGGGTGCGCGTGATGGAACCCGCCGCTGGTCCCAACTGGGGCAGCAGCTTTACTCCGCGCATCGGCCAGGAAGTCATTTTTGAGGACGAGGTGAGTCTGTGA
- the gltX gene encoding glutamate--tRNA ligase — protein sequence MTVRTRFAPSPTGYLHLGGARTALFSWAYARHFGGTFILRIEDTDLERSTPEAVQAILDGMQWLGLQHDEGPFYQMQRMDRYREVIGQMLQAGSAYYCYSSPEEVEAMRERMRAAGEKPRYDGTWRPEPGKSLPPVPDGRKPVVRFRNPLDGEVTWNDVVKGQITIANRELDDLVIARPDGTPTYNFCVAIDDWDMNITHVIRGDDHVNNTPRQINILQALGAPLPQYGHVPMILGADGEKLSKRHGAVSVMEYPAQGYLPEAMLNYLARLGWSHGDDEIFSMEQLCSWFDLDHLSKSPAQFNPEKLAWLNNHYIKLADNERLADLVRPVMEREGAQFDGAPPLASAIGLMKDRTNTLNELADAAMLFFRQPHPDAALLAQHLTDAVRPALAQYAEQCKTVAWSREALSAMLKEVLAAHKLKMPQLAMPLRLLITGQLQTPSIDAVVELFGRETVLARLAKHLS from the coding sequence ATGACCGTCCGCACTCGTTTCGCTCCCAGCCCGACCGGCTACCTCCATCTCGGCGGCGCCCGCACCGCGCTGTTTTCGTGGGCCTATGCCCGCCATTTCGGCGGCACTTTCATTTTGCGCATCGAGGATACCGACCTCGAGCGCTCGACCCCGGAAGCGGTGCAGGCGATCCTGGACGGCATGCAGTGGCTTGGCCTGCAGCATGACGAAGGCCCGTTCTACCAGATGCAGCGGATGGACCGCTACCGCGAAGTGATCGGGCAAATGCTGCAAGCCGGTAGTGCCTATTATTGCTATTCCTCGCCCGAAGAGGTCGAGGCGATGCGCGAACGCATGCGCGCCGCCGGCGAGAAGCCACGCTACGATGGCACCTGGCGCCCGGAACCCGGCAAGAGCTTGCCGCCTGTGCCGGACGGCCGCAAGCCGGTGGTGCGCTTCCGTAATCCGCTGGATGGCGAAGTCACCTGGAACGACGTGGTGAAAGGGCAGATCACGATTGCCAACCGCGAACTGGACGACCTGGTGATCGCCCGCCCGGACGGCACGCCGACCTATAACTTCTGCGTGGCCATCGACGACTGGGATATGAACATCACCCACGTAATCCGCGGCGACGACCACGTCAACAATACCCCGCGCCAGATCAATATCCTGCAGGCGCTGGGAGCGCCGCTGCCGCAGTACGGCCACGTGCCGATGATCCTTGGCGCCGACGGCGAGAAGCTGTCCAAGCGCCATGGCGCCGTCAGCGTGATGGAATACCCGGCGCAAGGCTACCTGCCGGAAGCGATGCTGAACTACCTGGCACGGCTGGGCTGGAGCCACGGCGACGACGAGATTTTCTCGATGGAGCAATTGTGCAGCTGGTTCGACCTCGATCACCTGTCCAAGTCGCCGGCGCAGTTCAATCCGGAAAAGCTGGCATGGCTGAACAACCATTACATCAAGCTGGCCGACAACGAGCGTCTGGCCGACCTGGTGCGCCCGGTGATGGAACGCGAAGGCGCGCAGTTCGACGGCGCGCCGCCGCTGGCATCTGCGATCGGCCTGATGAAGGACCGTACCAATACCCTGAACGAGCTGGCCGATGCGGCCATGCTGTTCTTCCGCCAGCCGCATCCGGACGCGGCCCTGCTGGCGCAGCACCTGACGGACGCCGTGCGGCCGGCGCTGGCGCAGTATGCCGAGCAGTGCAAGACGGTGGCCTGGAGCAGGGAAGCCCTGTCGGCCATGCTGAAGGAAGTGCTGGCTGCGCACAAGCTGAAGATGCCGCAATTGGCCATGCCGCTGCGTCTGTTGATTACAGGGCAGTTGCAGACGCCGTCGATCGATGCCGTGGTTGAATTGTTCGGTCGCGAAACGGTGTTGGCGCGCTTGGCGAAACATCTTTCATAA